The Verrucomicrobiia bacterium genomic interval GACTGGGCGGCGAGTTTTCATCCGGGCTGCCTTGAACTTTGCCTGAACCTGGAAGGCACGGGCTTTGTGGAAGGCCGCGGCGGCCGCACGGACTTCGTTCCCGGAGTCGCGGGATTCTATTATCGGAACAACGACGCGCTGAAGGCTGAGCGCAAATCAGGCGAGCGCCACCAGTTCCTCACGGTGGAATATGCGCGACCCTTCCTCGCCAAGCATCTGGCCGGCACGGAAGCGACCTTGCATCCGGTCGTGCGGGCTGCGGTGGAGGGCAAGACGGCTGAATCAACGGCTGGACTAGTGACGAAGCTCACGGCCGCGCAGCAACAAATCATCGCCACGCTGCGCCAGCCGCCGGTGTATCAGACCGCGCAGGCGGTTTGGTATCAGTGCAAGGCGCTGGAACTTGCGGTGACCTTTTTCATGCAGCCCCCGCCCGAGGAGGAATTCTTCTGCACGCGGCAGCAGCGGCTCGCGCAGGAACGGGTCGAACAGGTGATCTTTCTCCTAAAGCAAGATTTGGCGGAGCCGCCGTCGCTTGAGGAACTTGGACGCCAGATTGGCTGCAGCCACTTTTATCTGAGCCGTATTTTTTCCAACCACACGGGCAAGACGATCACGCAGTATCTTCGGCAGATGCGCATGGAACGGGCGGCCGAGCTCCTGCGTTCTGGCGAATACAACGTGACCGAAGCGGCCATGGAAGTGGGATACTCAAGCCCGAGCCATTTCAGCCAGGCCTTCCACGAAACATTCGGCTGTTGTCCGGGCTTGTATCCGCTCAAAACGCCGACGCAGCAGCGATAACGAAATCGCGCAAGGCTCGGAAGCGGGTAACATCGCTTATTTCAGCTATCCAATCTTGCATTTCGACGTGCTGGGAAATGCCTGGTCGGGTGGCGTGGATCGGGCAATTGATTGGGTTGTTCGTTTCTTTGCCGAAGGAACGTTCTATGCATTGTTCTCCCGTGTTCCTCGGATTTGATCCGCAGTTAACTCGCTGCGAATTTTTTGGAACCTGCGGTCTTTTCATCACTCACATTCTGGAAGCCTGTGTTTTCGTTGAACGAAATCGGGCGCGCGTGACAAGCGAGTGTGTTCGCTTGCTGGATTCGCCTCCACCCACTCGGGCGGACACGCGATTTGAAAATCATCTCTATATCCTGGAGGCATTCATGCATTGCAAAAAGTGCGGGTGGTTGATTTCGTCAGTCCTGATCGCGGCCTTGCGAGCGCAAGGCGAGCCTTACTTGCCGGCCATTGAACGCGGCAACGTTGCAATTTATCTGTTGCCAGTGGCTACAGGCATGGCAGCGCCCGACTATGCCATCAGCCCGCCCGGCGACACCAACCGGCTCTTCGTTGTCGAGCAGAACGGGTTGCTGCGCATTCTGGAAAACGACGTTCTTTTGCCGGGTGCCGCGCTCGACCTGCAAAGCCGTGTGCAGCCGCCGTTGAACGCCGCGAGCGCCAATGACGAGCGAGGATTTTTGGGACTTGCATTTCACCCCGGCTACTTCGATTCACAGAGCGCCGGTTTTCGCACGCTCTACACCTATACGAGTGAACCGATTCCCGCAAATACGCCGCCCACATACGTCGCTCCTAATGGCGCAACGCAGGGATACAAACTGGTGATCAGTGAATGGAAGATCTCTGAAACAAACGCCAACGTGGTGGATCCCACGTCCCGCCGCGAACTCATTTCGTTCGGCAAGAACGCCAACAACCACAATGGGGGAACGATCACCTTTGGTCCCGATGGTTATCTGTACCTTGGACTGGGTGACGGAGGAAACGCCAATGACGTGGGCCCGAGCCATATCGAACCGGGCGGCAACGCTCAAAACCTGACGACGCCTCTTGGAAAGATGCTTCGAATCGATCCCATCGATCCTGCGCTTACGGGAAGCAGCACGAACCCGATCAGCGCAAACGGACAGTATCGGATTCCCGCCGACAACCCGTTTCAAGGCGCAGGGGAGGTTCCTGAGATTTACGCATATGGATTGCGCAACCCGTATCGATTCTCATTTGATCGCGGCTCGGGCGACTTGATTCTTGCGGATGTCGGCCAGCGCAATATCGAGGAGATTGATCGCATCGTGAAGGGCGGCAATTACGGGTGGGCGGTGAAGGAAGGTGAGTTCCTGTTCGACCGGGCAACGGGCACGATTGGAAACCCCCCGGGTAATCACAGCCCTGGTGTTCCAGCGGGAATGATCGACCCGATCTCGGGGCCGGGCGGAACACTGCAGTATGACCATGGCGATGGCATCTCCATCACAGGCGGGTTCGTTTATCGCGGCACTGCCATTCCGGAACTCATTGGGAAATATGTCTTTGGCGATCTCGCGTTGCGCAATTTGCCGCCCCGCGTCGACGGCCGCATCTTCTACGCCGATCTTGAAGAGGGCATCATTCGCGAATTCAGGCTGCCGCAATTCGTGGATGACCTCCTCCCCGGCGGCCTTACAGTCCACGGTTTTGGTGAGGCTGCTGATGGCGAATTGTACGCCCTTGTCACAAACACTGCACCCAATGGCAACGGTGGAATTGTTTACAAGTTGGTGGCGATTCGACTTCAGCTCCGGCAGTTGGAAGATAGCGTCGAGCTGTCGTGGCCGGTGTCGGGCGGCACATTGCAGGTGCAGACGAACGCCGTGGATGGGATCACCGCGGAATGGTCAACCGTCGCCGGTTCTGACCAGACGAATCGAGTGGTGGTTCCGCTCGATGCAGCCGGCTCCGGCAGTTTCTTTCGCTTGGTGCATCCGTAAACGCAACAAACCGCACCGGACGTTGCGCAGGTTTCTCCCGACGAGTCGCGACTGTATCGCAGGCTTCGAGCCTGCCGGGCGTGGATCGCGCCCTGCAGGTTCGGGGGCCCGCGCCGCGAGTTGCGAAGGCTTTCGCGGTCGGAATCGCCAGCTTTCAAGCCTGCTGCGGAACCGCTCAGGGCTTTCGCAAACGATAGAACATCTGGCTGCCTTCCAGCGCATTCGTGATGAATTTTTGATCATCGTGAATGATTGGAGACACCGGATGCGGAACCCAGTTTGCGCCGGGGAGATCGTCGGATTGTTCCAGGCTGAATCCTGCTGAAGCTGCGGGCCATGAAAGGATCAGGTTTCCATCGATGGCTTCAGCGCGGAGTGCCTCCGCTGCGATTTGAGCTTCGGGCTGGAAGACGATGTAATCCAGCTCAAGGACATGACCGATGCTGGCGACGTTTTTTCCAGTGATGGTGAACCGCAGCTCGTGCTGGCTGTTCGACGCGACTTCCACGATTCCGCAGTCGAACTGTTTGAGCATATTTGTGGAGAGGAAGTTTGCAGGCGGCGAATTCGTGGCAAGAAGATATACGACATTGGTTGCGGAATAGGTGTCGTGCTGGGCACCTGCGGCCCGCAATTCCCCGGCACCAGAACCAAAGGCAGGCTGGAATTGTGCCCCGTCGGGACGCGCGTTTGCGACAACCAGGAGGCGATAGCGCCCTGCAGTCAGGTTCGTAATTGCCCAGGAGACGCTTGCGCCGACGCCTGCTGCATTGAAGCGCGCCGCTTGCCCGCGGCTGAATGCGAGGTTGGCAGTCGATTGCAGGACGCTGCCGGGGCTCGGGGTGGCTGCACCTGATTCCGCCTCGAATGCATTTGCCGGAACAATCGTATAACTCTGCCCGGCGACCGTCGGAAATTCCCACAAACCCGGGCGGACCATCGGCGTGTTTACAAAATCGGATCCTGATTTAACACCAATCGGCCATTTCGAACGCACGCGGCAGGTGTTGCCGAGGGTCGACAAGATCGTTGCGGAAGCGAGACGATTGCTCTGCCATTCAATATCCACCTCGAATCCGCCTCGCGCGCGCAGGCCGGTGACGGCGCCATTGGTCCACTTTGATGGCAATGCAGGCAGGATAAAAACTTCACCGCGCTGACTTTGCAGGAACAACTCCGCCACGCCATTCATCATTCCAAAAATGGCGTCCACCTGCCGGTTGGGATTGTCGTGGAACACCAGGTTGGTTGAGCACTTGGGATCTGCAATCACATTGGTGGCGTAGTAATAAGCGCGCTCGGCATCGAGCAGCCGCGCACGCAGGTTCATTCGCCACGCCTTGCCCCATCCGATGTCCCCGTTTCCGCGAATGTCCGTTGAAACCTTCGCTGCCGCCGCGACACGGGCGTTATGGAACGGAGTGATTGTTTCCCCGGGCCACAGGCCAACCAAATGGGACATGTGCCGATGCGTGTCGCCAGGCTCGTCCACGTCTTCCAGCCATTCCTGTAATTGTCCCAGGCGACCGATCATCTGGGGCGGCAGGCGATCGCGCATCTGCAGCACGTTTGTCCGCAGTTCGGCGTCAATCCCGAGAATCTCAGTGGCGGTTGCGATGTTGTCGCACAGTTCGCGAATCAGTTCATTGTCCATGGTTGGGCCCGGGACATTTGGAACGTCGTGATCAGGATGATTGTGCTCTGATGAATAGGAAGGGTTGGTGACCAGCCAGTTGGTGTTCGCGGGATGCGGAATCAGGAAATCCAGGAAGAACTCGGCTGCACTCTTCATGAGCGGGTAGGCGGTGTTTGCGAGGTAGTTGGTGTCGCCATTGAATTCGTAATGCCACCAAAGATTTTGACAGAGCCACGCCTGGCCGGCAGGCCACATGCCATCGAAGTTGTTAATCGGCGCCGCGCCGCGCCAGAGATCGGTGTTGTGATGCACGACCCAGCCAGGCGCTTCATAGAGCTTCTGTGCCACTCGACTGCCGGTCACTGCGAGATCCTGCGCCATCGAAAACATCGGGATGTGCGATTCCGGCAGGTTGCAGACTTCGGCCCCGGCGTAGTTGAGTTCCTGGTTGATGTTCAACGTCATCTTGCTTTCCCAGGACGGGTTTGTCGTTTCGTTCCATTTGCCCTGCAAGGTGAGCGGCTGCGTTCCTGGCCGTGATCCGGAGATCATCAGATAGCGGCCAAGCTGAAAATACAGCGTCGAGAGATTGGGATCGTCGCCCTGAGGAATGCGGCGGATGCGATGGTTGATCGGCAGATTGGTTTTGGCACTGGTGCCGAGGTCGAGTGACACACGCCGAAAGAGCGGTTGATAATCGTCAAGCTGGCGCTGGCGCAGTTCGCCATACGTTTTCTCCGCTGCGGCCGCGATGTTGTTGGAACAGAGCAGGGAGTAGTCGGCGCTGAGGTCATCATATTTCACGAAGTTCGACGCAATGCTCAGCAGCAGAATCACGGCATCGGCATTGGTGACGGCCAGTGACGAACCTGCCGGAGTGACGGAACCGCCTTCTGCAATGACTCGGACGCGCGCCTCGTATCGAATGGCGTTGGTAAGGCCTGACGCGAAGTATTCCGGCCTGGGCATCAGGCTGACGCGGGCGTTCATCACGAGATCATTCCCGGCCGCCATTATGGAGTGTTCGGGCTGCGGATTGCTGAATGCGCAGGTAAAGCTGAGCTTTGCCGCGGCGCTGGCCGTAAGGCGGATCACGATCACCTTGTCCGGAGCGCTGGCGAAGACGTCGCGGTTATAGGTCGTTCCGCTGTGCCCGTAACTGACGCAGGCCGTGGCGGTATCGAGGTCAAGCGAGCGGCGATATTGCGTCGCGCCGCTGTGTGCGAAGTTCAGCAACAGGCTGCCTGCCGGTTGAAACATCGCCTGCCTGAGCGGCACGCTCATGAATTTGTTTTTTTCGGTCGTGGAGATGGATTGTCCGTTGAACACCTTGGCGCGAATGCTCGCGAGATTTGCGGGCGTGGCGTTTGGGTTTTCGTAGAAATGCGGCTGGCCCGTCCAGATCGTTTCCTCGTTGAATTGGATCTGCTCGCTGTTGACGCCCCCGAAGATCATCGCTGAAAGTTTTCCATTCCCCACGGGCAGCGCTTCCTGCGTCCAGCTCACCGCGGCATTCGTGTACCACAAGACCAGCGGGCCGGGATCGGCGCGGAGCGAAAGGGCGAAGGTGACGAAAAACAGTCCCGAAAAGATGCGTGCAACTCGGCTCATGACGATGGAGAACGCAATGTGCTGAAAAACCGGCGGCAAGGCCATCAGGCACCTGCCAGTTCGCTTGCGAAAATCGCCGGGAGCGGGGATGCGGGTGCAACATGCCGACAATAATTCGCAAGCGACGGGCGGCAGCGCGCGCAGCGCTTCTCTAGTTTTTGCCCCACGCATGAATCCTTCTTTGACCCGATCATTGTCTGCGCTCGTGATGGCCCAGGGTGCAGTGGCTGTCGCTCAGGACAACGCCGAAATCCCGGCCGCGACATCGTCCGGCACGAACGCACCGTCGCAACTTCCAGACGTGGTGGTGAGCGGCGAGGCTGATTCCTTCAAGCCTGAAAGCGTGGGCTCCCCGCGTTACACCGAACCTGTTCGGGACATCCCGCAAACCATCACCGTCATTCCGCAGGCCGTCATGCAGTCCCAGAATGCAACGACCTTGCGGGACGTCCTGCGAAACACGCCTGGAATCAGCATGCAGGCCGGCGAGGGCGGAGTGCCTGCCGGTGACAATCTTTCAATCCGCGGATTCAGTGCCCGAACCGATCTCTTCGTGGACGGCATGCGTGATCTGGGCGGTTACAGCCGCGACGTGTTCAACGTCGAGCAGGTCGACATCGTCAAGGGGCCCGCTTCAACCTACACGGGCCGCGGGTCGACGGGCGGCTCGGTGAACCTCGTGACCAAGACGCCGCGGATGAATGATTTCTACGGCGGATCCCTGGGCTTCGGAACTGACGAGTACCTGCGCGGGACGGTGGACATGAACCAGCCGTTGAACAGCCTCGGTTTGAGCAATTCCGCTGTTCGCTTGAATCTGTTGTATCATGAGAACGACACTCCTGGGCGCGACTTTGTGGAAAACCAACGGTGGGGCATTGCTCCGTCGCTTGCGTTCGGGCTCGGAACACCCACGCGGTTGATCTTCACCTACATGCATCTGGATCAGGACAATCGTCCCGATTACGGAATTCCGTGGGTTCCGAATACGCTATCTCCGGCCACTTTGGCGAACTATGGCCTTGATGCGGGCGACATCAATCACGCGCCGCCTGTCAGCTTCCGCAACTTTTACGGGTTGAAGAGTGATTATGAGACTACGCGCACCGACATTCTCAATGCGCGGGTGGAACACGATTTCAATGACGTGCTGACGCTGCGCGAGCAACTTCGATTCGGAATGGTGCGGCGGGATTCCGTGATCACAGCACCACGATTTAATACAGCCACCAATCTTCCCGCTGCCCAGGCGATCAACCGTCAGGCGCAGGGACGCGACCAATACGACACGATCTACGGCAGTCTGACAGATTTGCTGGCGAATTTTGAAACGGGGCCCGTGGAGCATTCGACCGTGACCGGTCTTGAGCTTACTCGCGAGGAGTTTAAGAACTACGGCCGCGCGTTCTTTTCATCTGTTCCTGGCCCCGCGACAGCTCCGTTCGCAGATTTATATAATCCGAATCCCAATGCCGATCGGTTTGGGAACCTGCGCCGCAACGGCAACAGGAACGAAGCCACTGCGGACACGCTCTCTCTTTACGCATTCGACACATTGAAGGTCGGTGAACATTGGGAGTTCACGGCTGGAGTACGGTGGGATCATTTTGATGTGGAGGCCGAAGCGTTTACGCCGTCCGGCAGCACGACTTTGCAGCGCACTGACGACATGGTGAATTGGAAGGCTGGCGTTGTTTACAAACCGGTTGAACAGGGCAGCGTTTACTTTGGTTTTGGAACGTCCGCAAATCCGTCCGCGGAAGGTTTAGTGCTCAGCACGAACCTGAACAATGCGGCCAACATCAACCTCCCGCCGGAGGAGACGCGTTCGTATGAACTTGGCACCAAGTGGGATCTCTTCGACGCGCGTTTGAGCGCGAGCTTCGCCTTGTTCCGCACTGAGAAGTTCAATGCACGGACGATCGATCCCGTCGATTCGACTGACGTCATCGCGTTGAATGGCGAGCAGGTGGTGCAGGGAATCGAGTTAGGGCTCGCAGGCAGGATCACGCGAAACTGGCAGGTGTTCGCAGGTTACGCCTACATGGACAGCGAGATCACGAAGTCTGACAACCCCCTGGAGGCCGGGGCCCGGGTCAACAACACGCCAGAGCACTCGTTCAACCTTTGGACCACATATCGACTTCCTTTCAATCTCGAAATCGGCGGCGGCGCCTTTTACACGGGAGAGCGCCTGAATCCCACGGCGCCGCCCAACACCCGAACCGCTCCCGATTACTGGACCTTCGACGCCATGGCCGCCTATCACATCAATCGCAATGTCTCGATTCAACTCAACGTGTATAACCTGGCGGACGAGGAGTACATTGACCGCGTGGGCGGCGGGCACTTCGTTCCTGGGCCCGGTCGATCAGCGACGTTGACGGCATCGTTTACTTTCTAAACGCCATGCTGATCAACATCCCGAATGTCCTGAACCCCGATCAGGTTGCCGAGGCGCGCAAGATCCTTGAAACGGCGGAATGGGTCGATGGCAAGGTCACGGCCGGATACCAGTCCGCCAGAACCAAGGACAACATGCAGATCCCGGAAGGGCACCCGGCTGCGCGGCAGGTGGGGGAAATGATATTGAAGGCGCTGAGCCAGAATCCGCTGTTCCTTTCCGCCGCGATTCCGGCGCATGTCTTTCCGCCGCTGTTCAACAGGTATTCCGGCGGGCAGTCGTTCGGAACACATGTGGATAATGCGGTTCGCCAAATTCCTGGAACACCGCACCGCATTCGCACGGATCTGTCTGCGACGCTTTTTTTCTCGGCGCCCGACGAATACGACGGCGGCGAATTATGCGTCGAAGACACATACGGGGTTCACGCGGCCAAGCTTGCGCCGGGCAGCATGGTTCTTTACCCCTCAACCAGCCTGCATCATGTGAAGCCCGTCACGCGTGGCACACGGCTCTGTTCGTTTTTCTGGCTGCAAAGCATGATCCGGGAAGACAGCCAGCGATCGATCCTGTTTGACCTCGACCTCGCCATTCAGCGCCTGGGACGTGATCATCCGAGCCACCCTTCGGGCGTCCAACTCACCGGTGTTTACCACAATCTGCTCCGCCAGTGGGCCGAGATCTGAGCATGCGATTTCGATCCATTATTTTCTGGCTGCACCTGTGTGCGGGTGTGATTGCGGGTGTCGTGATTGCCATCATGTCTTTCACGGGCGCGGCGCTTGCATTTGAAAAGCAGATCACTGCGTGGGCCGAACGTGATTCCCGAACCGTCGCCGTTCCAGCGGAAGCTTCCGCCGCGCGCCTGCCTATCGATGATCTCGTGGCTGCAGTACGAGAGAAGCAGGGTGGACACCGGCCGGCCACGATTGTCGTGGCGAACGATCCCGCGGCCGCGGTGATGATGGGATTCGGCCGCACCAATTCGGTTTATGTGAATCCGTATACAGGAACGCTTCAACCTGTGAGCGGACAGGGAACGCGAACGTTCATGCACGTCATGATCGAGTGGCATCGTTATCTCGGCCGGCACGATGGCCAGCGCGCCACGGGCAAAGCGATCACAGGCGCGTGCAACGCAGCCTTCGCGGTGCTCGCCATCACGGGTTTGTATCTGTGGTGGCCGCGGAAGTGGAACGCGGGGGTCTTTCGATCGGTGGCCGTCATGACATTCCGCCTGCGCGGCAAAGCGCGGGATTGGAACTGGCACAATGCGGTGGGATTCTGGACTGCGCCGATCCTGATTGTCCTCACCCTGACCGCGATGCCGATTTCCTATCAATGGGCGGGAAATTTGATTTATCGGATGACGGGCAGCCCGGTCCCGCAACCGGGACCGCCGGGTGCGGCAACGCCCGCCGTCGTTGTGCCCGCGCCTGCCGATGGCACGCGTCCGTTGCGCCTGAATGAGTTGCTTCTTGCGGCACAGCGCGAGGTTCCGGGCTGGAAGGAAATCACGCTCCGCTTGGGCACTGGTGGACGCGGCGGAGCAGGGCGGCGCAATCCAACGCCTTCGCCTGCCGCTACGACCAACGAAAGCACTTCTGTGACGGGCGGCATGGAATCGCAACGCCGCGCCGAGCCGCCACAGCCCGTGATGGTCGCGATCCGGGAACGCCAGGCGTGGCCATTATTTTCTTCGGTCCAGCTGACGTTCGATCCCTTCACGGGCTCTGTGCTGCGAAAGGAAACGTTCAGCAATTACAACCTCGGACGCCAGGTGCGCTCGTGGACGCGTTTCCTGCATACGGGCGAAGCGCTGGGTTATGCGGGCCAGTTCGTTGCGGGCCTGGCTTCATTGGTCTCGCTGCTGCTTGTCTGGACCGGATTCGCTCTGACATGGCGCCGGTTCTTCAGCAAAACCAAATCGTAAATGCCATGCGACGGCCGCTGGTGCGGCCCGGGAGATGAAGCGATGAATACGGAGGTTGAACAGAGCGCGAACGACTTGACCCTTCGCGGCATTGCCCTGTTGAACACGCAACAAACCGCA includes:
- a CDS encoding AraC family transcriptional regulator translates to MEISVCLAAGILLPLRRGAEERVGEDLPKLARYEFFADYPRIPERLFEMRATTSISQKPGQAASNGTGKKNAFSESAAWRDVGAGWQPLFGSFRGVGYSIEWHDFLAKRDFDWAASFHPGCLELCLNLEGTGFVEGRGGRTDFVPGVAGFYYRNNDALKAERKSGERHQFLTVEYARPFLAKHLAGTEATLHPVVRAAVEGKTAESTAGLVTKLTAAQQQIIATLRQPPVYQTAQAVWYQCKALELAVTFFMQPPPEEEFFCTRQQRLAQERVEQVIFLLKQDLAEPPSLEELGRQIGCSHFYLSRIFSNHTGKTITQYLRQMRMERAAELLRSGEYNVTEAAMEVGYSSPSHFSQAFHETFGCCPGLYPLKTPTQQR
- a CDS encoding PQQ-dependent sugar dehydrogenase, with amino-acid sequence MHCKKCGWLISSVLIAALRAQGEPYLPAIERGNVAIYLLPVATGMAAPDYAISPPGDTNRLFVVEQNGLLRILENDVLLPGAALDLQSRVQPPLNAASANDERGFLGLAFHPGYFDSQSAGFRTLYTYTSEPIPANTPPTYVAPNGATQGYKLVISEWKISETNANVVDPTSRRELISFGKNANNHNGGTITFGPDGYLYLGLGDGGNANDVGPSHIEPGGNAQNLTTPLGKMLRIDPIDPALTGSSTNPISANGQYRIPADNPFQGAGEVPEIYAYGLRNPYRFSFDRGSGDLILADVGQRNIEEIDRIVKGGNYGWAVKEGEFLFDRATGTIGNPPGNHSPGVPAGMIDPISGPGGTLQYDHGDGISITGGFVYRGTAIPELIGKYVFGDLALRNLPPRVDGRIFYADLEEGIIREFRLPQFVDDLLPGGLTVHGFGEAADGELYALVTNTAPNGNGGIVYKLVAIRLQLRQLEDSVELSWPVSGGTLQVQTNAVDGITAEWSTVAGSDQTNRVVVPLDAAGSGSFFRLVHP
- a CDS encoding glycoside hydrolase family 95 protein yields the protein MSRVARIFSGLFFVTFALSLRADPGPLVLWYTNAAVSWTQEALPVGNGKLSAMIFGGVNSEQIQFNEETIWTGQPHFYENPNATPANLASIRAKVFNGQSISTTEKNKFMSVPLRQAMFQPAGSLLLNFAHSGATQYRRSLDLDTATACVSYGHSGTTYNRDVFASAPDKVIVIRLTASAAAKLSFTCAFSNPQPEHSIMAAGNDLVMNARVSLMPRPEYFASGLTNAIRYEARVRVIAEGGSVTPAGSSLAVTNADAVILLLSIASNFVKYDDLSADYSLLCSNNIAAAAEKTYGELRQRQLDDYQPLFRRVSLDLGTSAKTNLPINHRIRRIPQGDDPNLSTLYFQLGRYLMISGSRPGTQPLTLQGKWNETTNPSWESKMTLNINQELNYAGAEVCNLPESHIPMFSMAQDLAVTGSRVAQKLYEAPGWVVHHNTDLWRGAAPINNFDGMWPAGQAWLCQNLWWHYEFNGDTNYLANTAYPLMKSAAEFFLDFLIPHPANTNWLVTNPSYSSEHNHPDHDVPNVPGPTMDNELIRELCDNIATATEILGIDAELRTNVLQMRDRLPPQMIGRLGQLQEWLEDVDEPGDTHRHMSHLVGLWPGETITPFHNARVAAAAKVSTDIRGNGDIGWGKAWRMNLRARLLDAERAYYYATNVIADPKCSTNLVFHDNPNRQVDAIFGMMNGVAELFLQSQRGEVFILPALPSKWTNGAVTGLRARGGFEVDIEWQSNRLASATILSTLGNTCRVRSKWPIGVKSGSDFVNTPMVRPGLWEFPTVAGQSYTIVPANAFEAESGAATPSPGSVLQSTANLAFSRGQAARFNAAGVGASVSWAITNLTAGRYRLLVVANARPDGAQFQPAFGSGAGELRAAGAQHDTYSATNVVYLLATNSPPANFLSTNMLKQFDCGIVEVASNSQHELRFTITGKNVASIGHVLELDYIVFQPEAQIAAEALRAEAIDGNLILSWPAASAGFSLEQSDDLPGANWVPHPVSPIIHDDQKFITNALEGSQMFYRLRKP
- a CDS encoding TonB-dependent siderophore receptor is translated as MNPSLTRSLSALVMAQGAVAVAQDNAEIPAATSSGTNAPSQLPDVVVSGEADSFKPESVGSPRYTEPVRDIPQTITVIPQAVMQSQNATTLRDVLRNTPGISMQAGEGGVPAGDNLSIRGFSARTDLFVDGMRDLGGYSRDVFNVEQVDIVKGPASTYTGRGSTGGSVNLVTKTPRMNDFYGGSLGFGTDEYLRGTVDMNQPLNSLGLSNSAVRLNLLYHENDTPGRDFVENQRWGIAPSLAFGLGTPTRLIFTYMHLDQDNRPDYGIPWVPNTLSPATLANYGLDAGDINHAPPVSFRNFYGLKSDYETTRTDILNARVEHDFNDVLTLREQLRFGMVRRDSVITAPRFNTATNLPAAQAINRQAQGRDQYDTIYGSLTDLLANFETGPVEHSTVTGLELTREEFKNYGRAFFSSVPGPATAPFADLYNPNPNADRFGNLRRNGNRNEATADTLSLYAFDTLKVGEHWEFTAGVRWDHFDVEAEAFTPSGSTTLQRTDDMVNWKAGVVYKPVEQGSVYFGFGTSANPSAEGLVLSTNLNNAANINLPPEETRSYELGTKWDLFDARLSASFALFRTEKFNARTIDPVDSTDVIALNGEQVVQGIELGLAGRITRNWQVFAGYAYMDSEITKSDNPLEAGARVNNTPEHSFNLWTTYRLPFNLEIGGGAFYTGERLNPTAPPNTRTAPDYWTFDAMAAYHINRNVSIQLNVYNLADEEYIDRVGGGHFVPGPGRSATLTASFTF
- a CDS encoding Fe2+-dependent dioxygenase, with translation MLINIPNVLNPDQVAEARKILETAEWVDGKVTAGYQSARTKDNMQIPEGHPAARQVGEMILKALSQNPLFLSAAIPAHVFPPLFNRYSGGQSFGTHVDNAVRQIPGTPHRIRTDLSATLFFSAPDEYDGGELCVEDTYGVHAAKLAPGSMVLYPSTSLHHVKPVTRGTRLCSFFWLQSMIREDSQRSILFDLDLAIQRLGRDHPSHPSGVQLTGVYHNLLRQWAEI
- a CDS encoding PepSY-associated TM helix domain-containing protein, with the protein product MRFRSIIFWLHLCAGVIAGVVIAIMSFTGAALAFEKQITAWAERDSRTVAVPAEASAARLPIDDLVAAVREKQGGHRPATIVVANDPAAAVMMGFGRTNSVYVNPYTGTLQPVSGQGTRTFMHVMIEWHRYLGRHDGQRATGKAITGACNAAFAVLAITGLYLWWPRKWNAGVFRSVAVMTFRLRGKARDWNWHNAVGFWTAPILIVLTLTAMPISYQWAGNLIYRMTGSPVPQPGPPGAATPAVVVPAPADGTRPLRLNELLLAAQREVPGWKEITLRLGTGGRGGAGRRNPTPSPAATTNESTSVTGGMESQRRAEPPQPVMVAIRERQAWPLFSSVQLTFDPFTGSVLRKETFSNYNLGRQVRSWTRFLHTGEALGYAGQFVAGLASLVSLLLVWTGFALTWRRFFSKTKS